A single window of Trachemys scripta elegans isolate TJP31775 chromosome 18, CAS_Tse_1.0, whole genome shotgun sequence DNA harbors:
- the OVCA2 gene encoding esterase OVCA2, whose translation MAGEKRPLRILGLHGYRQNQRSFHERTGALRKALRGRAELVSVSAPHPVPGPAAERGGGAGRSPEPQAAEPRGWWFSRPREETFDALEEAAACKGLDESLEAVARALAELGPFDGLLGFSQGAALAALLCALQQRGDARFPFQFAILVAGFKSRAAPHSGYYREPIAVPSLHVLGDTDRVIPPGLSRELASHFVDPAVLTHPGGHFVPAAAPQKRAYLEFLARFLK comes from the coding sequence ATGGCCGGGGAGAAGCGGCCGCTCCGGATCCTGGGTCTCCATGGTTACCGCCAGAACCAGCGCAGCTTCCACGAGCGCACCGGGGCGCTGCGCAAAGCGCTGCGGGGCCGCGCGGAGCTGGTGAGCGTGAGCGCGCCCCACCCGGTCCCGGGGCCCGCGGCCGAgcgcgggggcggggcggggcggagcCCGGAGCCGCAGGCGGCCGAGCCCCGCGGCTGGTGGTTTTCCAGGCCGCGGGAGGAGACGTTCGACGCCCTGGAGGAAGCGGCCGCGTGCAAGGGGCTGGACGAGTCGCTGGAGGCGGTGGCCCGGGCGCTCGCGGAGCTCGGGCCCTTCGACGGGCTGCTGGGCTTCAGCCAGGGCGCGGCGCTGGCCGCCCTGCTCTGCGCGCTGCAGCAGCGCGGGGACGCGCGGTTCCCCTTCCAATTCGCCATCCTGGTGGCCGGCTTCAAGAGCCGGGCCGCCCCGCACAGCGGCTACTACCGGGAGCCCATCGCCGTGCCCTCGCTCCACGTGCTGGGGGACACCGACCGCGTCATCCCGccagggctgagcagggagctggcgTCCCACTTCGTGGATCCAGCGGTCCTCACCCATCCGGGGGGGCACTTCGTCCCTGCCGCTGCACCCCAGAAGAGAGCCTACCTTGAGTTTTTGGCCAGGTTTTTGAAATAA